The proteins below come from a single Spiroplasma endosymbiont of Atherix ibis genomic window:
- a CDS encoding lipoprotein — protein sequence MKKLLSILGVVSLVGSTSATVVSCQEQVTTKPPKIKTKWSDEDILQRLGNLEFEEMDNGDIKMISKENHFKIWSGTENGNKYERVISKDNVENSKINYFYNSLLPTDVSYEKPFGIELMSGFYIGKTK from the coding sequence ATGAAAAAATTATTATCAATACTTGGAGTTGTAAGCTTGGTAGGTTCAACTTCAGCTACAGTTGTATCTTGTCAAGAACAAGTTACGACAAAGCCACCTAAAATTAAAACAAAATGATCTGATGAAGATATTCTTCAAAGACTGGGAAATTTAGAATTTGAAGAAATGGATAATGGAGATATAAAAATGATTTCAAAAGAAAATCATTTTAAAATATGATCTGGTACAGAGAATGGAAATAAATATGAAAGAGTTATTTCAAAAGACAACGTAGAAAATAGTAAAATAAATTATTTTTATAATAGTTTATTGCCAACTGATGTAAGTTATGAAAAACCTTTTGGAATTGAATTAATGTCTGGATTTTATATTGGAAAAACTAAATAA
- a CDS encoding IS3 family transposase, translating to MSKEEKINFIKSRDYKTTIKELLELLNLKKSYWDKYKNHCFIDKKNKFDYIKYDILKVFNDNRKQFGYRQVSKELSHKYSTYIIRKVMRENKIIARFAKNQLKKANKRKLQNSNVEYPDLVQRKYSAVKEKYKILYTDITYLIWKGKKAYKSTIIDGFTKEVISSDISYKMSAKFVIATLKRAINVIKKIKDPSGIIIHSDHGVQYTSKTWKTVCDSNNLIISIGAKKTCADNIVIESYHSLLKKGTIHNNKYESLEHYITDVIEWDKWYNSKKSQNSFLNIEWKNKDVFYGTITI from the coding sequence ATGTCTAAAGAGGAAAAAATAAATTTTATTAAATCAAGAGATTATAAAACAACAATTAAGGAACTACTCGAGTTACTAAATTTAAAAAAATCCTATTGAGATAAATATAAAAATCATTGTTTCATAGATAAAAAAAATAAATTTGATTATATAAAATACGATATTTTAAAAGTATTTAATGATAATAGAAAGCAATTTGGATATAGGCAAGTTTCAAAAGAACTATCTCATAAATATTCAACATATATAATTCGAAAAGTAATGCGAGAAAATAAAATTATAGCTAGATTTGCTAAAAATCAATTAAAAAAAGCAAATAAAAGAAAACTACAAAATTCAAATGTAGAATATCCAGATCTTGTTCAAAGAAAATATAGTGCTGTCAAAGAAAAATACAAAATTTTATATACAGATATTACTTATTTAATTTGAAAAGGAAAGAAAGCTTATAAATCAACAATAATCGATGGATTCACAAAAGAAGTTATTTCATCAGATATTTCTTATAAAATGTCTGCAAAATTTGTAATTGCTACTTTAAAAAGAGCAATTAATGTTATTAAAAAAATAAAAGATCCGAGTGGAATAATTATTCACTCAGATCACGGAGTTCAATACACAAGCAAAACGTGAAAAACTGTTTGTGATTCGAACAATTTAATTATATCAATAGGAGCGAAAAAAACATGTGCAGATAACATTGTTATTGAAAGTTATCACTCTTTACTTAAAAAAGGAACAATTCATAATAACAAATATGAATCACTTGAACATTATATAACTGATGTTATTGAATGAGATAAATGATATAACTCAAAAAAATCTCAAAATAGTTTTTTAAATATAGAATGAAAAAATAAAGATGTCTTTTATGGCACAATAACTATATAA
- the hisS gene encoding histidine--tRNA ligase encodes MIQKPRGTEDLVDLKVKEYFALEVIIRQIVDSFNYNEIKTPIFESLELFKRGVGQETDIVSKEMYTFKDRKDRELALRAEGTAPTVRAILENKMYINENLPLKLFYFGSMFRYERPQAGRNRQFNQFGVEVFGPKTAEIDSEIICLSSTILNTIGLDNHTIHLNYLVNGEQRKKYIEDLKKYLKPKKLCDDCKKRIETNPLRVLDCKIDSKQFSDVIDMKDYLSDQDKKYFENLILNLKNIGIKPVIDKLLVRGLDYYNSFVYEVKDKNGSTLLGGGRYDELVNQLGNVDLPATGFALGMERILIALQEEEIYISQPASLDAYIIGLSEKAKQFSNILLLMLRKSGLKVDFDFMNRSMKSAFKQSEKLNAKNIIIIGDNELKENVVIVKKQITKEEKKVTFEKIVDLIMGE; translated from the coding sequence ATGATACAAAAACCAAGAGGAACAGAGGATTTAGTTGACTTAAAAGTAAAAGAATACTTTGCTTTAGAAGTAATAATTAGACAAATAGTTGATTCATTTAACTATAATGAAATTAAAACACCTATTTTTGAAAGTTTAGAACTTTTTAAAAGAGGAGTTGGACAAGAAACAGATATTGTTTCTAAAGAAATGTATACTTTTAAAGATAGAAAAGATAGGGAATTAGCTTTAAGAGCTGAAGGAACTGCTCCAACAGTTAGAGCTATCTTAGAAAATAAAATGTATATTAATGAAAACTTACCTTTGAAATTATTTTATTTTGGTTCTATGTTCAGATATGAAAGACCTCAAGCTGGAAGAAACAGACAATTTAATCAATTTGGAGTTGAAGTTTTTGGTCCAAAAACAGCTGAAATTGATAGTGAAATTATTTGTTTATCATCTACTATTCTAAATACAATAGGATTAGACAATCACACAATACACTTAAATTATTTAGTTAATGGTGAACAAAGAAAAAAATATATTGAAGATTTAAAAAAATACTTAAAACCAAAAAAACTTTGTGATGATTGTAAAAAAAGAATTGAAACAAACCCTTTAAGAGTTTTGGATTGCAAAATTGATTCAAAACAATTTAGTGATGTTATTGATATGAAAGATTATTTATCAGATCAAGATAAAAAATACTTTGAAAATCTAATATTAAATTTAAAAAATATAGGAATAAAACCAGTTATAGATAAATTACTTGTTAGAGGTTTAGATTACTATAATAGTTTTGTTTATGAAGTAAAAGACAAAAATGGATCAACATTACTTGGTGGCGGAAGATATGATGAACTTGTAAATCAACTTGGAAATGTTGATTTACCTGCAACTGGTTTTGCTCTTGGAATGGAGCGAATTTTAATAGCACTTCAAGAAGAAGAAATCTATATTTCTCAACCAGCTAGTTTAGATGCATATATTATTGGATTAAGTGAAAAAGCAAAACAATTTTCAAATATTTTACTTTTAATGTTAAGAAAGTCAGGATTAAAAGTAGATTTTGATTTTATGAACAGAAGTATGAAATCAGCTTTTAAACAATCTGAAAAACTAAATGCAAAAAATATTATTATTATTGGAGATAATGAATTAAAAGAAAATGTTGTTATTGTAAAAAAACAAATAACAAAAGAAGAGAAAAAAGTAACTTTTGAAAAAATAGTAGATTTAATAATGGGAGAATAG